From a single Roseibium algicola genomic region:
- a CDS encoding fatty acid desaturase: MTVTSNNTAAELRHGSENSTADRQNRSWIAALAKFRNISARRSSFEIAITVLPFIALWGITATLVVHGYWFGLILTVPAAGFLVRLFILQHDCGHGNLYARRSMNDWIGRVIGVLTFTPYDYWRRTHAIHHASAGNLDRRGVGDIDTLTVREYRALSRWGRLRYWLYRHPVVMFGLGPAWLFVAQYRLPYGLMRAGMQPWVSTIATNLGIAAPFALMIWLVGASTFFLVQVPITLMAASAGVWLFYIQHQFEETHWSEESDWDFQHAALEGSSHYDLPPLLRWFSGNIGIHHVHHLSPKIPFYRLSEVLKEHPELRNVSRLTLRQSLGCVKLVLWDENARRLVSFRDERLARLAAPA, translated from the coding sequence ATGACCGTAACCTCTAATAATACCGCGGCCGAGCTCCGCCACGGCTCTGAAAATTCGACTGCTGATCGCCAGAACCGGTCCTGGATCGCAGCTCTTGCCAAATTCCGGAACATCAGTGCGCGCCGCAGCAGTTTCGAGATTGCGATCACGGTCCTCCCCTTCATTGCACTGTGGGGAATTACCGCGACGCTCGTCGTACACGGCTACTGGTTCGGATTGATCCTGACAGTCCCGGCGGCAGGGTTTCTGGTCCGGCTTTTCATACTGCAGCATGATTGCGGCCATGGGAACTTGTACGCCCGGCGCAGCATGAACGACTGGATCGGCCGGGTCATCGGGGTACTTACCTTTACCCCTTACGATTACTGGCGCCGAACTCACGCCATCCACCATGCCTCTGCCGGGAACCTCGACCGCCGCGGCGTCGGTGACATCGATACACTGACCGTGCGCGAATACAGAGCCCTGTCCCGCTGGGGCCGCCTGCGCTACTGGCTCTATCGGCATCCGGTCGTCATGTTCGGCCTGGGACCGGCATGGCTGTTCGTCGCCCAATACCGGCTTCCCTATGGCCTGATGCGCGCCGGAATGCAGCCCTGGGTGTCGACAATTGCCACAAATCTCGGGATCGCGGCACCGTTTGCGCTCATGATCTGGCTGGTCGGCGCAAGCACGTTTTTCCTTGTGCAGGTCCCGATCACTCTGATGGCAGCCAGCGCCGGCGTTTGGCTCTTCTATATCCAGCACCAGTTCGAAGAGACCCATTGGTCTGAAGAAAGTGACTGGGATTTCCAGCATGCCGCGCTTGAAGGCAGTTCACACTACGACCTGCCGCCCCTGTTGCGCTGGTTCTCCGGGAATATCGGCATCCACCACGTGCACCACCTGTCTCCCAAAATTCCCTTCTACCGGCTATCTGAAGTCCTCAAGGAACATCCGGAACTGCGCAATGTCAGCCGGCTCACTTTGCGTCAAAGCCTTGGCTGCGTGAAGCTGGTCCTGTGGGATGAAAACGCAAGGCGTCTTGTTTCCTTCCGCGATGAGCGGCTAGCAAGACTGGCCGCCCCGGCCTGA
- a CDS encoding condensation domain-containing protein, giving the protein MTGGFDRLLTATEFERFDAELKSLDGSTQPAVPAGRLPKKGREPRTVTQHQERIWLAQQQDPDKVLRHAQVYRLGGTPDIARLARAVDAMVEALPELAMRYRFSDEGELVKSLSHGPDGTLEIIKADNQQEAVSLVLAAQKAHWDSEAEPPFKVLLILCGQAVILGLLMHRILEEVCSPEDVLRSLVSAYDDKVIAAPALRQVKQLEPDFPGLAPVTWLRRGEGLTDTAVFDFNGTPGLLPTGDRLALRFGTLLEPVLHHDHGYSSSDHTTLLAQVGVRFAQFLCKLGGHERIEAIFPARQTDSLTDPCGAFARSDSFAVSVGRDMAPEEGERQVLSHLNAISRSEKHDINALAADLPKVWIQRLADPKTIVPTDTLAFDRIPLPTYEARPDFGLAVGFDTEGRAILELVTGQTIRRHAGSLVLDLFSEYLRNPEGLSIATGKQPLQSESACVSDAPFHTRQGTSLDVTAIQAAILQEFRDALAVADLAPDDDFFDFGGHSLVATRIIGRLLHDHGIEVRFNDLFGNPTAAGLARHATLVDGAGESAGNHNVEIRNGKASDAATPLALAQMSLWKIYSALGYREIFNLPFALDFLDPVDETVFEAAFGDLMKRHAALRTLYFETEEGDVLQKVVPVEELATYKWFWTSTESTSADRNAEAIYCFDLAKELPVRLRFLTDPETGRQVLSFLFHHLALDEWSVNLMMDELVEAYRARSLGVAPEWPDEPAPFHEFARKQVQLGVNARHLAFWTDMLGDAPRELVLFTNEPKLLDEPATDDCSVAGGWVEMRLESDVSEGLYAIAKENSASLFNVVYGAISAALQALGELSDLVIGTSAAGRTDPDYFDTIGYFTTVVAHRVRFGNDPTVGTLIGNIKDMINGSMPFTDIPIDLVEDALGMTPGMDHLFDVFIQIHAQNKLNGNLPTPDGGTIAFRQVDPDKHESHLGLQFEVMEEVIDGNRAIRVLMSYQARRYSPAQVDAIRASVMSMFTQFSRGDASNMKISQLART; this is encoded by the coding sequence ATGACCGGAGGTTTCGACCGCCTGTTGACAGCAACCGAGTTCGAGCGTTTCGACGCGGAACTCAAATCCCTGGACGGGTCAACCCAGCCTGCCGTCCCGGCTGGCCGTTTGCCGAAAAAAGGCCGGGAGCCGCGCACCGTCACGCAGCATCAGGAACGGATCTGGCTGGCGCAACAGCAAGATCCGGACAAGGTGTTGCGACATGCCCAGGTCTACCGGCTCGGTGGCACACCCGATATCGCGCGCCTCGCCCGCGCCGTGGACGCGATGGTCGAAGCCCTTCCCGAGCTGGCGATGCGCTATCGCTTCAGTGACGAGGGAGAACTCGTGAAGTCCCTCTCGCACGGGCCGGACGGAACACTTGAAATCATCAAAGCTGACAACCAGCAGGAAGCCGTTTCACTTGTCCTGGCCGCCCAGAAAGCACATTGGGACAGCGAAGCCGAACCCCCTTTCAAGGTGCTGCTGATCCTCTGCGGTCAAGCGGTGATCCTGGGCCTGCTCATGCACCGAATTCTCGAGGAGGTCTGTTCACCGGAAGATGTCCTGAGAAGTCTTGTGTCAGCCTATGACGACAAGGTCATTGCTGCACCGGCGCTGCGTCAAGTGAAGCAACTTGAGCCTGATTTTCCCGGCCTTGCGCCGGTCACCTGGTTGCGACGGGGCGAAGGATTGACCGATACGGCCGTTTTCGATTTCAACGGAACACCTGGTCTTCTGCCAACGGGCGACCGGCTCGCGCTGAGGTTCGGAACCTTGCTCGAACCTGTCCTCCATCATGACCACGGTTACTCTTCTTCGGACCACACCACATTGCTGGCACAGGTTGGGGTTCGTTTCGCGCAGTTCCTGTGCAAGCTCGGCGGTCACGAACGGATCGAAGCCATTTTCCCGGCACGGCAGACAGACAGCCTGACTGACCCTTGCGGCGCATTTGCCCGTTCGGACAGCTTTGCTGTTTCGGTTGGACGGGACATGGCTCCTGAAGAGGGTGAACGGCAGGTTCTGTCTCATCTGAATGCGATTTCCAGATCGGAAAAACACGACATCAACGCACTGGCGGCAGACCTTCCAAAGGTCTGGATCCAACGGCTTGCCGATCCGAAAACCATCGTCCCGACAGACACACTCGCCTTCGACCGGATACCCCTGCCGACATATGAAGCGCGCCCCGATTTCGGGCTGGCAGTGGGCTTTGACACAGAAGGCAGGGCAATTCTTGAACTGGTCACGGGACAGACGATCAGGCGACATGCCGGCAGTTTGGTGCTGGATCTGTTTTCCGAATACCTCCGGAACCCGGAAGGTCTTTCAATCGCGACGGGCAAGCAGCCTCTCCAGAGCGAAAGTGCCTGTGTTTCTGACGCTCCTTTCCACACACGGCAAGGAACTTCCCTCGACGTGACCGCCATTCAGGCGGCCATCCTGCAGGAGTTTCGGGATGCGCTCGCGGTTGCAGATCTCGCACCAGACGACGACTTTTTCGATTTCGGCGGACATTCGCTGGTTGCCACCCGGATCATCGGCCGCCTGCTTCATGATCATGGCATAGAGGTTCGTTTCAACGATCTTTTCGGCAACCCGACAGCAGCAGGTCTTGCCCGGCACGCGACACTGGTCGATGGGGCCGGCGAAAGCGCCGGGAACCACAATGTCGAGATCAGAAACGGCAAGGCCAGCGACGCTGCCACACCTCTCGCTCTTGCGCAGATGTCGCTCTGGAAGATCTATTCGGCTCTTGGATACCGCGAGATCTTCAACTTGCCGTTTGCCCTGGATTTTCTCGACCCCGTGGACGAAACCGTTTTCGAAGCCGCCTTTGGTGACCTGATGAAACGGCATGCCGCCCTCAGGACTCTCTACTTCGAAACGGAGGAAGGTGATGTCTTGCAGAAGGTTGTTCCCGTCGAGGAACTGGCGACCTACAAATGGTTCTGGACCAGCACGGAAAGCACCAGTGCGGACCGCAATGCCGAAGCCATTTATTGCTTCGACCTTGCAAAGGAATTGCCGGTCAGGTTGCGGTTTCTCACCGATCCGGAAACAGGTCGGCAAGTGCTCTCGTTCCTGTTCCACCACCTCGCGCTCGATGAATGGTCCGTCAACCTGATGATGGACGAACTGGTTGAGGCCTACCGCGCACGCAGCCTTGGCGTTGCGCCCGAGTGGCCGGACGAACCAGCACCTTTTCACGAGTTTGCCCGCAAGCAGGTGCAGTTGGGCGTCAATGCCCGGCACCTTGCCTTCTGGACGGACATGCTCGGTGATGCACCCAGGGAACTGGTTCTCTTCACCAACGAACCCAAACTCCTCGATGAACCCGCCACTGACGATTGTTCGGTCGCAGGCGGCTGGGTTGAAATGCGGCTGGAGAGCGACGTTTCCGAGGGGCTTTATGCCATTGCCAAGGAAAACAGCGCTTCCCTTTTCAATGTCGTCTATGGCGCGATTTCCGCCGCACTTCAGGCCCTTGGGGAATTGTCCGATCTGGTGATCGGCACCTCTGCCGCGGGCCGTACGGACCCCGACTATTTCGACACGATCGGCTACTTCACCACTGTCGTTGCCCACCGGGTTCGCTTCGGAAACGATCCGACTGTCGGCACCCTGATCGGTAACATCAAGGACATGATCAACGGATCGATGCCCTTTACCGACATTCCGATCGACCTTGTGGAAGATGCCCTTGGCATGACGCCTGGAATGGACCACCTGTTCGATGTGTTCATTCAGATCCATGCGCAAAACAAGTTGAACGGCAACCTGCCAACGCCGGATGGCGGTACCATCGCGTTTCGCCAGGTCGACCCGGACAAGCATGAATCCCATCTCGGACTGCAATTTGAAGTGATGGAAGAGGTCATCGACGGCAACCGCGCCATCCGCGTGCTGATGAGTTACCAGGCCAGGCGTTATTCACCTGCGCAGGTAGACGCAATCCGCGCGTCCGTCATGTCAATGTTCACGCAATTCTCGCGTGGAGATGCCTCGAACATGAAAATTTCCCAACTGGCCAGGACCTGA
- a CDS encoding ABC transporter substrate-binding protein yields the protein MRFLVSCAIAALLATSPVLAAERTLTDDTGRKVTIPEQPEHIVVMHEPLLGIPLMDLGLDLTGSFGRADDGSFVIAVDFIDTVLGEGKTKPKGFGPVGQLDLEKLRALEPDLIVASELDAGKADQLATVAPVYLQNIGSSKVYGFDVEEDLAALVGREDVFAARKAAYEKRVEDLRTKLPFDPAGRTYLPVFLTDQLNVVGDSSGMVQALEDLGYSRLDVGAPSGASPAGGSMMLMPLSAEEFGKLDPDVLVLLNSYMAGGRDEAGTRASLSKIVPGWDQFMKPAKENRILFVDPAKVITPSVASAEHMLDAIAGWNETTQ from the coding sequence ATGCGTTTTCTCGTCTCCTGCGCAATCGCAGCCCTACTGGCGACAAGTCCGGTCCTTGCAGCCGAGCGCACCCTCACCGACGACACGGGCCGGAAGGTCACGATACCGGAGCAGCCCGAACATATCGTCGTCATGCACGAGCCGTTGCTCGGCATTCCTCTGATGGATCTCGGGCTCGATCTTACCGGCAGCTTCGGCCGGGCGGATGACGGCAGTTTCGTTATCGCGGTAGACTTCATCGACACCGTTCTCGGCGAAGGCAAAACGAAACCAAAGGGTTTCGGCCCCGTCGGACAGCTCGATCTTGAAAAACTGAGAGCGTTGGAACCTGATCTGATCGTCGCGAGCGAACTGGATGCCGGCAAAGCCGATCAACTGGCCACTGTCGCGCCGGTCTATCTGCAGAATATTGGCAGCTCGAAGGTCTACGGTTTTGATGTCGAGGAAGACCTGGCAGCTCTCGTCGGCCGGGAAGATGTCTTTGCCGCCCGCAAGGCGGCTTATGAAAAGCGCGTGGAAGATCTGCGAACCAAACTGCCCTTCGATCCTGCCGGCAGGACCTACCTTCCCGTCTTTCTGACCGACCAGCTCAATGTTGTGGGCGATTCCTCCGGCATGGTTCAGGCACTGGAAGACCTCGGATACAGCCGTCTGGATGTCGGTGCGCCGAGTGGCGCCTCTCCGGCAGGCGGTTCCATGATGCTCATGCCGTTGAGTGCGGAGGAATTCGGCAAGCTCGACCCTGATGTTCTTGTCCTGCTCAACAGCTACATGGCCGGCGGCCGCGATGAGGCCGGCACCCGTGCTTCGCTGAGCAAGATTGTTCCCGGTTGGGATCAATTCATGAAACCGGCCAAAGAAAACCGGATCCTGTTCGTCGATCCCGCCAAGGTGATTACCCCGAGCGTTGCAAGCGCGGAACACATGCTGGACGCGATCGCAGGCTGGAACGAGACGACGCAGTAA
- a CDS encoding FecCD family ABC transporter permease — protein sequence MIRGGRAIDGKRVLRLPGGLQMRTGNLLAGACLVAAALALAALATGLGLTDTGLTDLFRTLAGESLPGAENYALWTVRLPRILLGFMVGWAVALAGAMLQSVARNPLADPGLFGFSQGSMTMIMLLLVFLPAAPKSLVVLAALAGGLTVAGLLLWLVGSERSSGLSIVLMGIAIETVLSSFGSLLILYLPTETSIALSEWLAGSLFQANWTVIAAFAPLFVLSLAAIFVLGPAMATYDLGSEMAMALGEPVGRSRPLILLTAVVLSSAAVTAVGPLVFLGVLAPHIAGFLSPAVARARLFLSALMGGILVLIADAMTRGLGGSLPMPLGLGLTMVGVPLFIIALRLQALRKLQSH from the coding sequence ATGATCAGAGGCGGTAGAGCAATCGACGGCAAACGGGTTCTGCGTCTGCCCGGCGGACTTCAGATGAGGACCGGCAATCTGCTTGCCGGAGCCTGTCTTGTGGCTGCTGCGCTTGCACTTGCGGCTCTTGCCACTGGCCTCGGGCTGACGGACACCGGGCTAACCGATCTTTTCCGAACGCTTGCCGGTGAAAGTTTGCCGGGTGCGGAGAACTATGCCCTCTGGACGGTCCGCCTGCCTCGGATCCTGCTCGGGTTCATGGTCGGCTGGGCGGTCGCACTTGCCGGGGCAATGCTTCAGTCGGTTGCCAGGAACCCGCTGGCTGACCCGGGACTTTTCGGCTTCAGCCAAGGGTCGATGACGATGATCATGTTGCTGCTGGTCTTCCTGCCGGCGGCACCCAAGAGCCTTGTGGTTCTTGCTGCGCTCGCCGGTGGGCTGACGGTTGCCGGTCTGCTTTTATGGCTTGTCGGCAGCGAGCGATCCAGCGGTCTTTCCATCGTCCTGATGGGGATAGCAATCGAGACGGTCCTGTCCTCATTCGGATCGCTTCTCATCCTGTATCTGCCGACCGAGACCTCCATCGCCCTTTCCGAGTGGCTGGCCGGCTCGCTGTTCCAGGCCAACTGGACAGTCATCGCCGCCTTTGCGCCGTTGTTCGTTCTCAGCCTCGCGGCAATCTTCGTTCTCGGCCCTGCCATGGCGACCTATGACCTGGGCAGCGAAATGGCGATGGCATTGGGCGAACCTGTTGGCCGTTCCCGCCCGTTGATCCTGCTCACTGCCGTTGTGCTGAGCTCCGCTGCCGTGACGGCGGTTGGCCCTCTGGTCTTTCTCGGCGTGCTGGCACCTCACATCGCCGGCTTTCTTTCACCGGCCGTCGCCCGGGCGCGGCTTTTCCTGTCCGCCTTGATGGGCGGGATCCTCGTCCTGATCGCCGATGCAATGACACGCGGGCTTGGTGGCTCCCTGCCAATGCCTCTCGGCCTCGGCCTGACCATGGTCGGCGTGCCGCTCTTCATCATCGCGCTGCGTCTGCAGGCGCTGCGCAAACTCCAGTCACACTGA
- a CDS encoding FecCD family ABC transporter permease: MDRRSLHLLLILAMLAIVLVVHLFFGFHAADLPNLIAALQRFEAQSYEDAVFLFQRLPRTLIAIYAGGIAAASGFVLQSLVRNPLASPATLGVNSGAALFLVASALLFGASTELQGVAALAGALAGFLSSLAVARLAGRRNDPRGLSLILSGALVSMLFTGMTNALLLSDPARRADFLSWVTGNINHVYIDRLAMFWWIGAFSVVILLLFARPLTLILLGADKAASTGVNVPLVSRLAIGAAVLGSGSAVAVCGPIGFVGLVVPHIVRPFMGNNLVHALPASLIVGAIVGLAADLIAREAFYPYVVNTGLVTDLIGGIVFIVIVKRFYLSPGSREAS; the protein is encoded by the coding sequence ATGGACCGGCGTAGTCTCCACCTTCTGCTCATCCTTGCAATGCTTGCCATCGTGCTGGTGGTGCATTTGTTCTTCGGTTTCCACGCGGCCGATCTGCCGAACCTGATTGCCGCGCTCCAGCGTTTCGAAGCTCAAAGTTACGAAGACGCGGTCTTTCTGTTCCAGCGGTTGCCGCGCACCCTGATTGCCATTTATGCCGGCGGCATCGCCGCGGCCAGCGGCTTCGTCCTGCAAAGCCTGGTGCGCAATCCCCTGGCCTCCCCGGCCACACTGGGCGTCAATTCTGGTGCGGCTCTGTTTCTGGTTGCCAGTGCGCTCCTGTTCGGCGCCAGCACCGAGCTGCAGGGCGTTGCGGCACTGGCCGGAGCACTTGCCGGTTTTCTCTCCAGCCTTGCGGTTGCCCGGCTCGCAGGGCGCCGGAACGACCCGCGCGGATTGTCCCTTATCCTGTCCGGCGCCCTGGTTTCCATGCTGTTCACCGGCATGACCAACGCCTTGCTGTTGTCCGACCCGGCCCGCCGCGCCGATTTCCTGAGCTGGGTAACGGGCAACATCAACCACGTCTATATCGATCGCCTTGCCATGTTCTGGTGGATCGGGGCCTTTTCCGTCGTAATCCTGCTGCTGTTTGCCCGGCCGCTGACTCTGATCCTGCTGGGCGCCGACAAGGCCGCCTCAACCGGTGTCAACGTTCCTCTTGTCTCACGTCTTGCCATCGGAGCAGCCGTGCTCGGGTCCGGCTCCGCGGTTGCGGTGTGCGGTCCGATCGGCTTCGTCGGGCTGGTCGTGCCGCATATCGTGCGCCCCTTCATGGGCAACAATCTTGTTCACGCCCTGCCGGCCTCCCTGATCGTGGGCGCGATTGTCGGTCTGGCAGCGGATCTCATCGCTCGGGAAGCCTTTTACCCCTACGTCGTGAACACCGGCCTGGTTACGGATCTGATCGGCGGCATCGTATTCATCGTGATCGTCAAACGCTTCTATCTCTCCCCCGGTAGCCGGGAGGCCTCATGA
- a CDS encoding ABC transporter ATP-binding protein gives MLETRHVSAAYGPLNVLSDVSVRFSKSRLTAIVGPNGCGKSSLLKAIMSFLPISAGDILLEGAPLHGIGRKALARRIAYLPQDCFCPDYMTLGELIELAGYSRYSLTGGPSAQDRDLFKQVLETVGLSDRAGFPVNKLSGGQRQRAWIAMVLAQDTDVILMDEPVNHLDMKYQFAVLELVRELIETHGKTVIAVLHDLNLTTAFADEVVLMQSGRCITAGPVADTVTSDNIEQVFGLRTQIFPRNGRLVCFPERIGHTSVA, from the coding sequence TTGCTGGAGACGAGACACGTAAGCGCGGCTTACGGACCCTTGAATGTGCTCAGTGATGTCTCCGTCCGGTTCAGCAAAAGCCGGCTTACGGCGATCGTCGGGCCGAACGGGTGCGGCAAGTCCAGCCTGTTGAAAGCCATCATGAGCTTCCTGCCGATCAGCGCCGGCGACATTCTGCTGGAAGGCGCACCTCTCCATGGCATAGGCCGGAAAGCTCTTGCCCGCCGGATTGCCTATCTGCCTCAGGATTGCTTCTGCCCGGATTACATGACACTTGGCGAGCTGATCGAGCTTGCCGGCTATTCGCGGTATTCACTGACGGGTGGTCCGTCGGCGCAGGATCGTGATCTCTTCAAACAGGTTCTGGAGACGGTCGGCCTGAGCGACCGGGCCGGTTTTCCCGTCAACAAATTGTCCGGTGGTCAGCGTCAGCGCGCCTGGATCGCAATGGTTCTGGCACAGGATACCGATGTCATCCTGATGGACGAGCCAGTCAATCATCTGGACATGAAATACCAGTTCGCCGTTCTCGAACTTGTCAGGGAGCTGATCGAAACCCACGGCAAGACGGTGATTGCCGTTCTGCACGACCTGAACCTGACCACCGCCTTCGCCGACGAGGTCGTGCTGATGCAGTCAGGCCGGTGCATTACGGCAGGACCGGTTGCGGACACGGTCACCAGTGACAACATCGAACAGGTCTTCGGCCTCAGGACCCAGATCTTTCCACGCAATGGGCGCCTCGTCTGCTTTCCGGAGCGCATTGGGCACACATCGGTAGCCTGA
- a CDS encoding NtaA/DmoA family FMN-dependent monooxygenase (This protein belongs to a clade of FMN-dependent monooxygenases, within a broader family of flavin-dependent oxidoreductases, the luciferase-like monooxygenase (LMM) family, some of whose members use coenzyme F420 rather than FMN.), with the protein MTPSKKLHIGMSLAPTWLSGDAWRRADSGVEGLYGSDFYLDVALRAEQVKLDFAFLPDSLFLNTGLLASGTGFASLDPTLLLAAIARETSRIGLLSTASTTFFPPYIVARQIQSLNWLSNGRAGWNIVTALDGNANFGLSEMPSPEERYARAAEFTEVVRQLWESFPYEALKLDRESGLFADAELVKPVDHEGSFFNVKGPLNLPRFGKTRIPLVQAGASGAGRDFASSVADAIFASTPDKAAAVDLRADLRKRAEQRGRKGDDIRVLPGLSLYLAPTRAEAEELFAETNARVSRDRCLATVLEMTGLDLCDWPAKRQVKATDLPPPPETVRSRTHSQLLRRMIERDEPAVEDLLCRPEVIGSAHWLVVGTPSDAVAQIKDWAAAGAIDGFVAFPGGSLDAVRLLLEQVVPALGDLGLFRKDYSGSTFFEHLTQE; encoded by the coding sequence ATGACCCCCTCAAAGAAATTGCATATCGGCATGTCGCTCGCCCCGACATGGCTCAGCGGCGACGCGTGGCGTCGTGCGGACAGTGGCGTGGAAGGCCTTTACGGCAGTGATTTTTATCTCGACGTCGCACTGCGCGCGGAGCAGGTCAAACTGGACTTTGCGTTTCTGCCGGACTCGCTGTTTCTGAACACCGGGCTGCTGGCATCCGGCACCGGGTTTGCCAGCCTTGACCCGACATTGCTGCTGGCCGCGATCGCGCGCGAGACGTCGAGGATCGGGCTCTTGTCGACAGCGTCGACGACCTTCTTTCCACCCTATATCGTCGCCCGGCAGATCCAGTCGCTGAACTGGCTCAGCAACGGGCGGGCCGGCTGGAACATCGTCACTGCGCTGGACGGCAACGCGAATTTCGGTCTGTCCGAAATGCCGAGCCCGGAGGAACGCTATGCACGGGCCGCCGAATTTACCGAAGTCGTCCGGCAGCTCTGGGAGAGCTTTCCTTATGAAGCTCTCAAGCTCGACAGGGAAAGCGGGCTGTTCGCCGATGCGGAACTCGTCAAACCGGTCGACCACGAAGGTTCGTTCTTCAACGTGAAGGGTCCGCTCAACTTGCCGCGCTTCGGCAAGACACGGATACCGCTTGTGCAGGCAGGGGCATCGGGCGCAGGCCGTGACTTTGCCTCTTCGGTGGCGGACGCGATCTTCGCCTCGACACCGGACAAGGCTGCAGCCGTGGACTTGCGGGCCGATTTGCGCAAACGGGCCGAACAGCGCGGACGAAAGGGCGACGATATCCGGGTTTTGCCAGGGTTGAGCCTTTACCTTGCGCCGACCAGGGCGGAGGCCGAGGAGCTCTTTGCCGAAACCAACGCACGCGTGAGCCGGGACAGGTGCCTGGCAACAGTTTTGGAAATGACCGGGCTCGATCTTTGCGACTGGCCGGCAAAACGACAGGTGAAAGCCACGGATCTGCCCCCGCCACCGGAAACGGTGCGCAGCCGCACCCATTCGCAACTTCTGCGGCGGATGATCGAGCGGGACGAACCGGCCGTCGAAGACCTGTTGTGCCGGCCGGAGGTTATCGGCTCGGCCCATTGGCTCGTCGTCGGCACACCTTCCGATGCGGTCGCACAAATCAAGGATTGGGCAGCGGCAGGTGCGATCGACGGTTTCGTCGCCTTTCCGGGTGGATCTCTGGACGCGGTGCGCCTGCTCCTGGAACAGGTGGTTCCTGCATTGGGTGATCTGGGCCTTTTCCGGAAAGACTATTCAGGCTCGACCTTCTTCGAGCATCTGACCCAGGAATAG
- a CDS encoding purine-cytosine permease family protein, translating into MSKLHGEAEALDEVDHVLGEEYEHTPVPMSARRSTFSVTTVWIGFPMIITGAMTGSLLVLGMGFTNAVWAMLLGNLIMFAYVGLLGVLGTRRGMNFALLASVVFGRKGYMLASGLLSTLLLGWYAVQTGITGSLISSAYELNYVAMTVIAGLLYIGITFVGVHGLHLIGLVSVPLFVLLGGWVVADSLSTTSWAEIAAYPGNNGAATMSMGVGLTVVIALFIDAGTVTADFNRWAKDTKASVIATFSAFPFANMCAMLVGGIMTAALAVPDANPFGTDNMFGYMNGKQLTFLSVLAFLFLYCNLGSVCAHCLYNAATGWSRILNSRMRLMAVVLGVIGIVIAAGNVWAFFIQWLSLLGILVPPIGAIILVDQYLQRRNATIDRDWRPTAFAAWAAGSIVAVIVEFYAPQFSTAISAGLAGGVAYLLFNRMPEAARAGA; encoded by the coding sequence ATGAGCAAGTTACACGGCGAGGCGGAAGCCTTGGACGAAGTGGATCATGTTCTCGGAGAAGAATATGAACACACGCCGGTCCCGATGTCGGCCCGCAGGAGCACCTTTTCGGTCACGACCGTCTGGATCGGTTTTCCAATGATCATCACCGGCGCCATGACCGGGTCCCTCCTGGTTCTGGGCATGGGTTTCACAAATGCGGTCTGGGCCATGCTCCTGGGCAACCTGATCATGTTTGCCTATGTCGGCCTGCTGGGAGTTCTGGGCACGCGCAGGGGCATGAATTTCGCACTTCTCGCCAGCGTGGTCTTCGGACGGAAGGGATACATGCTTGCCTCCGGCCTGCTGTCGACCTTGCTGCTCGGCTGGTACGCTGTGCAAACCGGCATCACGGGATCCTTGATCAGCTCGGCCTACGAGCTGAACTATGTCGCGATGACCGTGATCGCCGGCCTGCTTTACATCGGCATCACCTTCGTCGGGGTACACGGTCTTCACCTGATCGGGCTGGTGTCGGTGCCCTTGTTCGTGCTGCTTGGCGGCTGGGTGGTTGCCGACAGCCTGTCGACGACAAGCTGGGCGGAAATCGCGGCTTATCCCGGCAACAACGGCGCGGCGACCATGTCCATGGGTGTCGGACTGACAGTGGTCATCGCCCTGTTCATCGATGCCGGGACAGTGACGGCGGACTTCAACCGTTGGGCAAAGGATACCAAGGCATCCGTCATCGCAACGTTCAGCGCCTTTCCGTTCGCCAACATGTGCGCCATGCTGGTCGGAGGGATCATGACGGCAGCCCTTGCGGTTCCCGATGCCAATCCCTTCGGCACGGACAACATGTTCGGCTACATGAACGGCAAGCAGCTGACTTTTCTCAGTGTCCTTGCCTTCCTCTTTCTCTACTGCAATCTCGGCTCTGTCTGCGCTCATTGCCTTTACAATGCCGCGACCGGCTGGTCGCGTATTCTCAACAGCCGCATGCGGTTGATGGCGGTTGTCCTGGGTGTCATCGGTATCGTCATTGCCGCCGGCAACGTCTGGGCGTTCTTCATCCAGTGGCTTTCCCTGCTCGGCATCCTGGTTCCGCCGATCGGCGCGATCATTCTGGTTGACCAGTATCTGCAGCGCCGCAACGCCACGATCGACCGTGACTGGCGCCCAACCGCATTCGCTGCCTGGGCGGCCGGTTCCATCGTTGCGGTGATCGTCGAGTTCTATGCACCGCAGTTTTCGACGGCAATTTCCGCAGGGCTTGCCGGTGGGGTTGCCTACCTCCTGTTCAACCGGATGCCAGAGGCCGCAAGGGCCGGTGCCTGA